A region from the Drosophila mauritiana strain mau12 chromosome 2L, ASM438214v1, whole genome shotgun sequence genome encodes:
- the LOC117150306 gene encoding uncharacterized protein LOC117150306, which produces MRFSVIILSLNLLSFSSGFPMEQGNDCELLEYVDTDDSWSNIFDNVRRSLEDAIKRASNLEKCHSQVEFLQSCLDRANSVTSPKEQMQYVVEFIGYQEMHSKNESTRTNTYFGKNMIHLFKKTVDKLTQLSRKLIKVSEKIDERLGKTIDKSKKLLFGQET; this is translated from the exons ATGCGTTTCTCAGTAATAATTCTTTCACTCAATTTATTG AGTTTCTCCAGCGGATTTCCCATGGAACAGGGAAATGATTGCGAACTTTTAGAGTATGTTGATACCGACGATTCGTGGTCAAATATATTTGATAATGTGAGAAGATCTCTGGAGGATGCCATCAAACGGGCATCGAATTTGGAAAAGTGCCACTCCCAAGTCGAGTTTCTTCAAAGCTGTTTGGATCGCGCCAACAGTGTTACTTCCCCAAAAGAACAAATGCAGTACGTTGTTGAATTCATTGGCTACCAGGAAATGCATTCCAAAAATGAATCTACGCGCACAAATACTTATTTTGGAAAAAACATGATACATTTATTTAAGAAAACTGTCGATAAACTTACGCAGCTGAGCAGAAAACTAATTAAAGTGTCGGAAAAAATTGATGAGAGACTGGGCAAAACAATTGACAAAAGTAAGAAATTACTTTTTGGTCAAGAAACATGA
- the LOC117150305 gene encoding uncharacterized protein LOC117150305, translating into MIKEMYIHLVIAWLAVLLPANSYPLEPNAENACEFIRNVARFPDDENAWWEKSKSLANSILDNKIYYKRSYRSCNQYVASLQNLKNRGNELSASSPWAQIVEYLNASSQEYEGGPCTDEEPYTYIYSSNIKNMKNDIRELSQSLKDQIEYHNLVAQINTNADTVINTLSGFSIPMLKYLTRFPLAKCSLPN; encoded by the exons ATGATTAAGGAAATGTACATCCATCTAGTCATTGCTTGGCTGGCTGTACTG TTACCAGCGAATAGTTATCCCCTGGAGCCAAATGCAGAAAATGCATGCGAATTTATCAGAAATGTTGCCAGATTTCCAGACGATGAAAATGCTTGGTGGGAAAAGAGTAAAAGTTTGGCCAACTCTATATTggataataaaatttattataaaaGATCATATCGTTCCTGTAACCAATATGTTGCTTCCCtacaaaatctaaaaaatcGTGGAAATGAATTAAGTGCCTCCAGTCCTTGGGCACAAATAGTTGAATATCTTAACGCATCCTCGCAGGAATATGAAGGTGGTCCGTGTACTGATGAGGAACCCTACACTTATATATATTCAAGTAACATTAAAAACATGAAAAACGATATACGCGAATTGAGTCAAAGTTTGAAAGATCAGATCGAATATCATAATTTGGTGGCACAAATTAATACGAATGCTGATACGGTTATAAATACATTATCTGGTTTCTCTATTCCGATGCTAAAGTATTTAACACGATTTCCTTTGGCAAAATGTAGTCTACCCAATTGA